One Triticum dicoccoides isolate Atlit2015 ecotype Zavitan chromosome 5B, WEW_v2.0, whole genome shotgun sequence genomic window carries:
- the LOC119308326 gene encoding protein STRICTOSIDINE SYNTHASE-LIKE 10-like produces the protein MMTISCRLVAVAVALALAAALLSSSPLRGDVRAVVEIRDVELIPVDGGAAGPESVAFGVGGEGPYAGVSDGRVIRWLPDEGRWVEHSSAAAPELLDSCRGSQDPMKEHECGRPLGLKFNNKTGELYVADSYFGLRVVSPGDNVSRLIGPGQPGSPFSFANGVEIDQETGVVYFTETSTRFHRRQFLNIVISGDATGRLLKYDPNTNEVQVLVDGLAFPNGLLMSEDGSHLLLAETTTCKIHRYWLKTPKASTLEELVQLLGFPDNIKASPRGGFWVGLHGKRGKIAEWSTSFPWLRRLVMKLPPQRVQRVMAFLSRFGSQVIALRVSEEGKVLEEVIVHDTARKMFGSISELEERDGCLWIGSVHLPFLGHYCL, from the exons ATGATGACCATCAGCTGCAGGCTCGTGGCGGTCGCCGTGGCGTTGGCCTTGGCGGCGGCGCTCCTGTCGTCATCGCCACTGCGCGGCGACGTGCGGGCGGTGGTGGAGATACGCGACGTGGAGCTGATCCCcgtggacggcggcgccgcggggcCGGAGAGCGTGGCGTTCGGCGTGGGCGGCGAGGGCCCCTACGCGGGCGTGTCGGACGGGAGGGTCATCCGGTGGCTCCCGGACGAGGGCCGCTGGGTCGAgcactcctccgccgccgcgccagaGCT ATTGGATAGTTGCAGAGGATCCCAGGACCCGATGAAGGAGCACGAGTGTGGGCGCCCGCTGGGCCTCAAGTTCAACAATAAAACTGGGGAGTTGTACGTCGCAGATTCCTATTTTGGGCTGAGAGTGGTCAGCCCCGGGGATAACGTTTCAAGGCTGATTGGGCCTGGACAGCCTGGGAGCCCCTTCAGCTTCGCCAACGGTGTCGAGATCGACCAGGAAACTGGAGTTGTCTACTTCACCGAGACCAGCACGAGGTTCCACAGAAG GCAGTTCTTGAACATTGTCATATCCGGTGACGCCACCGGCAGATTGCTCAAATATGACCCTAACACCAACGAGGTTCAAGTCTTGGTCGACGGCCTGGCATTCCCCAACGGCCTTCTCATGAGTGAAGACGGATCCCACCTTCTCCTCGCCGAGACCACAACTTGCAAGATCCACCGATACTGGCTCAAGACACCCAAGGCCTCAACCCTCGAGGAACTCGTGCAGCTACTGGGCTTCCCGGACAACATCAAGGCGAGCCCGAGAGGCGGCTTCTGGGTCGGCCTCCATGGCAAGCGAGGTAAGATCGCCGAGTGGTCCACCTCTTTCCCGTGGTTGAGGAGGTTGGTCATGAAGCTGCCACCCCAGCGCGTGCAGCGTGTCATGGCGTTCCTGAGCCGGTTTGGAAGTCAGGTGATTGCGTTGAGGGTCAGCGAGGAGGGGAAGGTGTTGGAAGAGGTAATCGTTCACGACACGGCGAGGAAGATGTTTGGATCCATCAGTGAACTAGAGGAAAGGGATGGGTGCTTGTGGATTGGCTCGGTTCATTTGCCTTTTCTTGGGCATTACTGCCTATAG